Proteins from a single region of Candidatus Methylomirabilota bacterium:
- a CDS encoding PaaI family thioesterase, whose amino-acid sequence LEGRPDEVYTRCFGCGPAHPSGLRVRCFKVEGGVVSPILIDRRYEGPPGATHGGIVAAYLDEVLAGAVVRGTGRLAVTGELTVRYVKPVPFETPLLGRAQLVADRGRYADVEGRVEDLATAEVLATARGRFVFMRA is encoded by the coding sequence GCCTCGAGGGGCGCCCCGACGAGGTTTACACGCGCTGCTTCGGCTGCGGTCCGGCGCATCCGAGCGGCCTGCGCGTGCGCTGCTTCAAGGTGGAAGGCGGCGTCGTCTCGCCCATCCTGATCGACCGCCGCTACGAGGGCCCGCCCGGCGCGACGCACGGCGGGATCGTGGCGGCCTACCTCGACGAGGTGCTGGCGGGTGCGGTCGTCCGCGGCACGGGTCGCCTCGCCGTGACGGGCGAGCTGACCGTGCGCTACGTGAAGCCGGTGCCGTTCGAGACCCCGCTCCTCGGCCGGGCGCAGCTCGTCGCCGACCGGGGACGCTACGCGGATGTCGAGGGCCGGGTCGAGGACCTCGCCACCGCGGAGGTCCTCGCGACCGCGCGCGGGCGCTTCGTGTTCATGCGCGCGTGA
- a CDS encoding transglycosylase SLT domain-containing protein yields MSRLSKALAILTVIVAAGVSGSFLTRQVIAVAGEADAERLNRAILSYIAEKNPRAPIKAFQAFPEILVAEARRANVDHCLILAQAEVESEFRHDAVGRAGEVGLFQMLPSTAALFEPSLGKFKRPALRDQRDLGDLANPAVSTRFAMAYLRDILARKPNIKDALLEYNGGPTSRHLRYYRMVMGTYVELLERPELRCLYQPAQKRPAVLAFLTRA; encoded by the coding sequence ATGAGCAGACTCAGCAAAGCGCTCGCGATCCTCACGGTGATCGTGGCGGCCGGCGTGAGCGGGAGCTTTCTCACGCGCCAGGTCATCGCCGTCGCGGGCGAGGCCGACGCCGAGCGGCTCAACCGCGCGATCCTCTCGTACATCGCCGAAAAGAATCCCCGCGCGCCCATCAAGGCGTTCCAGGCGTTCCCGGAGATCCTTGTCGCCGAGGCGCGGCGCGCGAACGTGGATCACTGCTTGATCCTCGCGCAGGCCGAGGTCGAGTCGGAATTCAGGCACGACGCGGTCGGACGCGCCGGCGAGGTCGGACTCTTCCAGATGCTGCCGTCCACCGCGGCCCTCTTCGAGCCGAGCCTCGGCAAGTTCAAGCGCCCCGCGCTCAGGGACCAGCGCGATCTTGGCGACCTCGCCAATCCAGCCGTCAGCACGCGCTTCGCGATGGCGTACCTGCGCGACATCCTCGCTCGCAAGCCGAACATCAAGGACGCGCTGCTCGAGTACAACGGCGGGCCGACCAGCCGCCATCTGCGCTACTACCGGATGGTGATGGGCACGTACGTCGAGCTGCTCGAGCGGCCGGAGCTCCGCTGCCTCTACCAGCCGGCGCAGAAGCGGCCGGCGGTCCTGGCGTTCCTCACGCGCGCATGA
- a CDS encoding tetratricopeptide repeat protein, which yields MRVAAVLVLLFLPVHAAAAPDTDVEVPATVPAVKSLEPTAEARFNEGQALARRNDWVGATAAYHAATRLRPAFAEAWNGLGYALRKQRRFDESVSAYREALRLRPNYPQALEYLGEAYVELGRLAEARAVLERLRRLDPYEADELAQAIAKAAKR from the coding sequence ATGCGTGTCGCGGCCGTGCTCGTCCTGCTCTTCCTTCCCGTGCACGCCGCCGCCGCTCCCGACACCGACGTGGAAGTTCCGGCCACCGTCCCCGCGGTGAAATCTCTCGAGCCGACCGCGGAGGCGCGCTTCAACGAGGGCCAGGCGCTGGCGCGCCGGAACGACTGGGTGGGCGCCACGGCCGCCTACCACGCCGCGACCCGGCTCCGGCCCGCGTTCGCGGAGGCGTGGAACGGTCTCGGCTACGCGCTGCGGAAGCAGCGCCGCTTCGACGAGTCAGTGAGCGCCTACCGCGAGGCGCTGCGCCTGCGCCCGAACTACCCGCAGGCGCTCGAGTACCTCGGCGAGGCCTACGTGGAGCTCGGGCGCCTCGCCGAGGCGAGGGCCGTGCTCGAGCGCCTGCGGCGGCTCGATCCGTACGAAGCGGATGAGCTCGCGCAGGCGATCGCGAAGGCCGCGAAGCGCTGA
- a CDS encoding adenylate/guanylate cyclase domain-containing protein gives MFRSRLAIKIGLLIVAVLIIGFGASTIVTIQRESAALVEQNKVAARRLTATLVASIEGAMLQGRPDVTRSMLQELKASSPVEGFTVYRRNGVEAFTDLVTANQVAKTGNLSKEVMENLARMQRAPGAPMSGPLFARALETLRTQETVEVENGASFFTLHYPIRNREACQDCHGSDHTVRAVVRVASSMEPVFAEVRRHRNRQILIGVLTIISAAVVLTVAMRFVIIRPIEALATTARRVGEGDFGARASESARDEIGELGVAFNEMTARLAQAHQDLAAKNAELESALRNLQESRQRLELLEQLKGELSKFVPEAVKRLLEQNPNATELEKKTVEVSVLFLDIAGYTKLSEQLDAKKLNRLVQTYFSSFLEIIQGQHGDVNETAGDGLMVIFQSDRGGTDHAVNATRAAFGIHQQTQSLNEEHGGVFPSVQLHMGINTGEALVGATKLGLGAAQRWTFTATGPTTNVAARFAGSAQGGEIIVGPTTAERIRAHFVLESLGERTFKNVSQPIRVYRLIPPGVYEKIV, from the coding sequence ATGTTCCGGTCCCGGCTGGCGATCAAGATCGGACTGCTGATCGTGGCGGTCCTCATCATCGGGTTTGGCGCCTCCACGATCGTCACCATCCAACGCGAGTCCGCCGCCCTCGTCGAGCAGAACAAGGTCGCCGCGCGCCGGCTCACCGCCACGCTCGTGGCCTCCATCGAGGGCGCGATGCTCCAGGGCCGCCCCGACGTCACGCGCTCGATGCTCCAGGAGCTCAAGGCCTCCTCGCCGGTCGAGGGGTTCACCGTGTACCGGCGGAACGGCGTCGAGGCGTTCACCGACCTCGTGACGGCCAACCAGGTGGCGAAGACGGGCAACCTCTCCAAGGAGGTGATGGAGAACCTGGCGCGGATGCAGCGGGCCCCGGGCGCCCCGATGAGCGGGCCGCTGTTCGCGCGGGCGCTCGAGACGCTCCGGACCCAGGAGACCGTCGAGGTCGAGAACGGCGCCTCGTTCTTCACCCTCCACTACCCGATCCGCAACCGCGAGGCCTGCCAGGACTGCCACGGGAGCGACCACACGGTGCGCGCGGTCGTCCGCGTGGCGTCCTCGATGGAGCCCGTGTTCGCCGAGGTGCGCCGGCACCGGAACCGCCAGATCCTGATCGGCGTCCTCACGATCATCTCCGCCGCGGTGGTGCTGACGGTCGCGATGCGCTTCGTCATCATCCGGCCGATCGAAGCGCTCGCGACGACCGCGCGCCGGGTCGGCGAGGGCGACTTCGGCGCGCGGGCGTCCGAGAGCGCGCGCGACGAGATCGGCGAGCTGGGCGTCGCGTTCAACGAGATGACCGCGCGCCTCGCCCAGGCCCACCAGGACCTCGCGGCAAAGAACGCGGAGCTCGAGAGCGCGCTGCGGAACCTCCAGGAGTCGCGCCAGCGGCTCGAGCTCCTCGAGCAGCTCAAGGGCGAGCTGTCGAAATTCGTCCCGGAGGCGGTGAAGCGTCTCCTCGAGCAGAACCCGAACGCGACCGAGCTCGAGAAGAAGACCGTCGAGGTGTCGGTGCTCTTCCTCGACATCGCGGGCTACACGAAGCTCTCCGAGCAGCTCGACGCGAAGAAGCTCAACCGGCTCGTGCAGACCTATTTCTCGAGCTTCCTCGAGATCATCCAGGGCCAGCACGGCGACGTGAACGAGACCGCCGGCGACGGCCTGATGGTGATCTTCCAGTCCGACCGCGGCGGCACGGACCACGCGGTCAACGCCACCCGCGCCGCGTTCGGGATCCACCAGCAGACGCAGAGCCTGAACGAGGAGCACGGCGGCGTCTTCCCGTCCGTCCAGCTCCACATGGGGATCAACACGGGCGAGGCGCTCGTCGGGGCCACCAAGCTCGGGCTCGGCGCGGCCCAGCGCTGGACCTTCACCGCGACGGGCCCGACCACCAACGTGGCCGCGCGCTTCGCGGGCTCGGCCCAGGGCGGCGAGATCATCGTGGGCCCGACGACGGCCGAGCGGATCCGCGCCCACTTCGTCCTCGAGAGCCTGGGCGAGCGGACGTTCAAGAACGTGTCGCAGCCGATCCGCGTCTACCGCCTCATCCCGCCGGGCGTCTACGAGAAGATCGTCTAG
- a CDS encoding DUF72 domain-containing protein, whose amino-acid sequence MESLGFYPKKSMTAEARLRFYAGVFDCVEVNSSYYAIPDVRTTARWVERTPPGFLFHVKAYALLTGHHPRRESLPAEVQALLPPRPRLTRRGELDASSVPAEARAATLALFARAVEPIARAGKLGYVLFQLAPWVHFDAARLDDLAALPGRLPGWRLAVEFRHRSWYPDHAAETLGALRAAGLAHVIVDAPATGNAVPRVTTATAPTAVFRLHGRNAAGWLAQLRGEEPAVREKYDYLYDEAELAALVPEVARIGEEAEEIFISFNNNNRDYPVRNALMMRRLLGQPAPEAGRPPGSLPGDLFA is encoded by the coding sequence ATCGAGAGCCTCGGGTTCTATCCGAAGAAATCCATGACGGCCGAGGCGCGCCTGCGCTTCTACGCGGGCGTCTTCGACTGCGTCGAGGTCAACAGCTCCTACTATGCGATCCCCGACGTTCGGACGACGGCGCGCTGGGTCGAGCGCACCCCGCCGGGCTTCCTCTTCCACGTGAAGGCCTACGCGCTGCTGACCGGCCACCACCCGCGGCGGGAGAGCCTGCCCGCGGAGGTGCAGGCGCTCCTGCCGCCGCGCCCCCGGCTCACGCGGCGGGGGGAGCTCGACGCGTCGAGCGTCCCGGCCGAGGCGCGCGCCGCGACGCTCGCGCTCTTCGCCCGGGCGGTCGAGCCCATCGCGCGCGCGGGCAAGCTCGGCTACGTCCTCTTCCAGTTGGCGCCGTGGGTTCACTTCGACGCCGCGCGGCTCGACGACCTGGCGGCGCTGCCGGGGCGCCTGCCGGGCTGGCGGCTCGCGGTCGAGTTCCGCCACCGCTCGTGGTATCCCGACCACGCCGCCGAGACGCTCGGCGCCCTGCGGGCCGCGGGCCTGGCCCACGTGATCGTGGACGCGCCGGCCACCGGCAACGCGGTGCCGCGCGTGACGACGGCGACGGCGCCGACGGCCGTGTTCCGCCTCCACGGCCGCAACGCCGCCGGCTGGCTCGCCCAGCTCCGGGGCGAGGAGCCCGCGGTGCGGGAGAAGTATGACTACCTCTACGACGAGGCGGAGCTCGCGGCGCTCGTCCCCGAGGTGGCCCGGATCGGCGAGGAGGCCGAGGAGATCTTCATCTCGTTCAACAACAACAACCGCGACTACCCCGTGCGGAACGCGCTGATGATGCGCCGACTCCTGGGCCAGCCGGCCCCCGAGGCCGGGCGGCCGCCCGGGTCCTTGCCTGGCGACCTGTTCGCCTGA
- a CDS encoding D-cysteine desulfhydrase family protein: protein MVTGAPPIPRVELAMAPTPLLKLERLSAELGVELWVKRDDLTGLLETGNKIRKLEFLVGEAFAQRADTLITCGTLQSNCCRTVAAVAARLGLKAILALRGAPPAELDGNLLLGRLLGAEVRYCTDAEWSRIDEVLEELAARVRKRGGTPYVIPESGATVTGALGYVACGEELAQQIRHGAPDFDTVVITAFSGGSQAGLLMAKQLYGLRAEIVSVPIAWEAARLREYVTRVIGEARRRYGLAVEPPGEIRLLDGHQGVGRAEVRAEALDTVVRVARTEGIVLDPVYTAKAFAGLLDRLRREPRALGARVCFVHTGGVFSLFPFRQPLSRRLGETVC from the coding sequence ATGGTGACGGGCGCCCCGCCGATCCCGCGAGTCGAGCTCGCCATGGCACCCACGCCGCTGCTCAAGCTCGAGCGCCTGTCCGCGGAGCTCGGCGTGGAGCTCTGGGTGAAGCGCGACGACCTCACGGGCCTCCTCGAGACCGGCAACAAGATCCGGAAGCTCGAGTTCCTCGTCGGCGAGGCCTTCGCCCAGCGCGCCGACACGCTCATCACGTGCGGCACGCTCCAGTCCAACTGCTGCCGCACGGTCGCCGCGGTCGCCGCGCGCCTCGGCCTCAAGGCGATCCTCGCGCTCAGGGGCGCGCCGCCCGCGGAGCTCGACGGCAACCTGCTCCTCGGCCGCCTGCTCGGCGCCGAGGTGCGCTACTGCACGGACGCCGAATGGAGCCGCATCGACGAGGTGCTCGAGGAGCTCGCGGCGCGCGTGCGGAAGCGCGGGGGCACGCCGTACGTCATCCCCGAGAGCGGCGCGACGGTCACGGGCGCGCTCGGCTACGTTGCGTGCGGCGAGGAGCTCGCCCAGCAGATCCGGCACGGCGCGCCGGACTTCGACACCGTCGTGATCACCGCGTTCAGCGGCGGGAGCCAGGCGGGCCTGCTCATGGCCAAGCAGCTCTACGGCCTCCGCGCGGAGATCGTGAGCGTGCCGATCGCGTGGGAGGCCGCGCGCCTGCGCGAGTACGTCACGCGCGTCATCGGCGAGGCGCGGCGCCGCTATGGGCTCGCCGTCGAGCCGCCCGGCGAGATCCGCCTGCTCGACGGCCACCAGGGCGTCGGCCGCGCGGAGGTGCGCGCCGAGGCGCTCGACACGGTGGTGCGCGTGGCCCGCACGGAGGGCATCGTCCTCGATCCCGTCTACACCGCGAAGGCGTTCGCCGGACTGCTCGACCGGCTCCGTCGCGAGCCGCGCGCCCTCGGCGCCCGCGTCTGCTTCGTCCACACGGGCGGCGTCTTCAGCCTCTTCCCGTTCCGGCAGCCCCTGAGCCGTCGGCTCGGCGAGACGGTCTGCTAG